The proteins below are encoded in one region of Homo sapiens chromosome 8, GRCh38.p14 Primary Assembly:
- the TMEM74 gene encoding transmembrane protein 74: MELHYLAKKSNQADLCDARDWSSRGLPGDQADTAATRAALCCQKQCASTPRATEMEGSKLSSSPASPSSSLQNSTLQPDAFPPGLLHSGNNQITAERKVCNCCSQELETSFTYVDKNINLEQRNRSSPSAKGHNHPGELGWENPNEWSQEAAISLISEEEDDTSSEATSSGKSIDYGFISAILFLVTGILLVIISYIVPREVTVDPNTVAAREMERLEKESARLGAHLDRCVIAGLCLLTLGGVILSCLLMMSMWKGELYRRNRFASSKESAKLYGSFNFRMKTSTNENTLELSLVEEDALAVQS; the protein is encoded by the coding sequence ATGGAGCTCCACTACCTTGCTAAGAAGAGCAACCAGGCAGACCTCTGTGATGCCAGGGACTGGAGTTCAAGAGGGCTGCCTGGTGACCAGGCAGATACAGCAGCCACAAGAGCTGCTCTCTGCTGTCAGAAACAGTGTGCATCCACCCCAAGAGCAACCGAGATGGAAGGGTCTAAACTTAGTTCTTCTCCAgcatccccctcctcctctctgcaAAACAGTACTCTTCAGCCAGATGCCTTTCCACCAGGACTTCTCCACTCAGGGAACAACCAAATAACAGCGGAACGGAAAGTCTGTAACTGCTGCAGCCAGGAATTAGAAACTTCTTTTACCTATGTGGACAAAAACATCAACTTGGAGCAGCGGAACCGGAGCTCGCCATCAGCAAAAGGGCATAATCACCCTGGGGAGCTTGGCTGGGAAAATCCAAATGAGTGGTCCCAAGAGGCTGCCATATCTTTGATATCTGAAGAGGAGGATGATACAAGTTCAGAAGCCACGTCTTCAGGGAAGTCTATAGACTATGGTTTCATCAGCGCCATCTTGTTCTTGGTCACTGGGATCCTGCTCGTGATCATCTCTTACATCGTCCCACGGGAAGTGACTGTGGACCCCAACACTGTGGCAGCCCGGGAGATGGAGCGCCTGGAGAAGGAGAGTGCGAGGCTGGGGGCTCACCTGGACCGCTGTGTGATTGCGGGGCTCTGCCTCCTCACGCTGGGGGGCGTCATCCTGTCCTGCTTGTTAATGATGTCCATGTGGAAGGGGGAGCTCTATCGTCGAAACAGATTTGCCTCTTCCAAAGAGTCTGCAAAACTCTATGGTTCTTTCAACTTCAGGATGAAAACCAGCACGAATGAAAACACTCTGGAACTGTCCTTGGTAGAGGAAGATGCGCTTGCTGTACAGAGTTAA